Proteins from one Loktanella sp. M215 genomic window:
- a CDS encoding threonine aldolase family protein has product MFFASDNAGPAHPKVMDALVAANQGYASGYGADAPMVEVRQMIRDIFEAPDAAVHLVATGTAANALTLATLSNPWEAIFCTPMAHIHEDECNAPEFYTGGAKLALVEAVDAKMTAPTLLAAIESEETRGVHGPQRGPVSITQATEKGTVYTTAELMALTDVAHSFGLKTHLDGARFTNALVSLGCTPAEMTWKAGIDAVSFGGTKNGLIGVEACIFFDPAVSKQFELRRKRGAHLFSKHRYLSAQMHAYLTDNLWLDMARQANAACARLIRGLEDVPQVEIQFSPQSNLVFFTAPRSVHQRALQAGAVYYVMGGDPDSGPADERLTGRLVCDWSCDHGAIDRFIAHLKP; this is encoded by the coding sequence ATGTTCTTTGCCTCTGACAATGCCGGCCCCGCGCATCCAAAAGTGATGGACGCGCTGGTCGCCGCCAACCAGGGATACGCCAGCGGCTACGGTGCCGACGCGCCCATGGTCGAAGTGCGCCAGATGATCCGCGACATCTTCGAGGCACCCGATGCCGCCGTGCATCTGGTCGCCACCGGCACCGCCGCCAACGCCCTGACGCTCGCCACCCTGTCCAACCCGTGGGAGGCGATTTTCTGCACCCCCATGGCGCATATCCACGAAGATGAATGCAACGCGCCGGAATTCTATACCGGCGGCGCCAAGCTGGCACTGGTCGAGGCCGTCGACGCCAAGATGACCGCCCCCACCCTTCTGGCCGCGATCGAGAGCGAGGAAACCCGCGGCGTCCACGGCCCCCAGCGCGGTCCGGTCTCGATCACGCAGGCGACGGAAAAGGGCACGGTCTACACCACGGCAGAGCTGATGGCCCTGACGGACGTGGCGCACTCTTTCGGCCTCAAGACACATCTCGACGGTGCGCGGTTCACAAATGCTCTCGTCTCCCTCGGCTGCACCCCGGCCGAAATGACGTGGAAAGCGGGCATCGACGCCGTCAGCTTCGGTGGCACCAAGAACGGCCTGATCGGGGTCGAGGCCTGCATTTTCTTCGACCCCGCCGTGTCGAAACAGTTCGAGCTGCGGCGCAAGCGCGGCGCACACCTGTTTTCAAAGCACCGGTATCTGTCCGCGCAGATGCATGCCTATCTGACCGACAATCTGTGGCTGGACATGGCCCGTCAGGCCAACGCCGCCTGCGCCCGTCTGATCCGCGGGCTTGAGGATGTGCCGCAGGTCGAAATCCAGTTCTCGCCGCAGTCCAACCTCGTGTTCTTCACAGCACCCCGGTCAGTGCACCAGCGCGCGCTGCAGGCGGGTGCGGTCTATTACGTCATGGGCGGCGATCCCGACAGCGGCCCCGCCGACGA
- a CDS encoding YcgN family cysteine cluster protein, whose amino-acid sequence MSDAPKPDAPKPDAIDRSGLRPRFWKTVPMAKLSRPEWEALCDGCGKCCLNKLEDEDTGEVALTRVACRLLDNETCLCAQYPIRHKFVPECIVLTPRTIKDNMYWLPQTCAYRLVAEGRDLYPWHPLLTGDPNSPHDAGVTMRGQTLSEVEVDDEDWEDNIIEEPT is encoded by the coding sequence ATGTCTGACGCCCCCAAACCTGACGCCCCCAAACCTGATGCCATCGACCGTAGCGGGTTGCGCCCCCGGTTCTGGAAGACCGTCCCGATGGCCAAGCTGTCCCGCCCCGAGTGGGAAGCGCTGTGCGACGGCTGCGGCAAATGCTGCCTGAACAAGCTCGAAGACGAAGACACCGGCGAAGTGGCCCTCACCCGCGTCGCCTGCCGGTTGCTGGACAACGAAACCTGCCTGTGCGCCCAGTATCCGATCCGACACAAGTTCGTCCCCGAATGCATCGTCCTGACGCCCAGAACGATCAAGGACAACATGTACTGGCTGCCGCAGACCTGCGCCTATCGCCTCGTGGCCGAAGGCCGCGACCTTTATCCGTGGCACCCCCTGCTGACCGGCGATCCGAACAGCCCCCACGACGCAGGCGTCACCATGCGCGGCCAGACCCTCTCAGAGGTCGAGGTCGACGACGAAGACTGGGAAGACAACATCATCGAGGAGCCGACCTGA
- a CDS encoding bifunctional riboflavin kinase/FAD synthetase: MRIIRDTLYLDPADRGAAAAIGNFDGVHLGHRAVIDAARAAATTLNAPLGLMTFEPHPRQLFAPDAPPFRLMNAEARANELAKQGVEKLYEVPFNTALIALTPQDFAQTIIHDRLGLAHVVVGADFCFGKDRAGNAADLQRFGADMGFGVTVAPMVQLAAGRVSSTAIRQALTDGRPRDAAAMLGHWHRIVGEVIRGDQRGRELGYPTANMSIVGLHPPKFGVYAVRVDIASGPHKGRYNGAASIGVRPMFNGDEPNCETFIFDFKGDLYGQHISVALVDYLRPEMTFDGLPALIDQMDADCARAREILSHV, translated from the coding sequence ATGCGTATCATCCGTGACACCCTCTACCTCGACCCTGCCGATCGCGGCGCTGCCGCAGCCATCGGAAATTTCGACGGCGTGCATCTGGGCCACCGCGCCGTGATCGACGCCGCCCGCGCGGCTGCAACGACGCTGAACGCCCCCTTGGGCCTGATGACGTTCGAACCGCATCCGCGCCAACTCTTCGCCCCCGATGCCCCCCCGTTCCGGCTGATGAACGCCGAGGCGCGCGCCAACGAACTGGCCAAGCAGGGCGTCGAAAAGCTTTACGAGGTGCCGTTCAACACGGCGCTGATCGCGCTGACACCGCAGGACTTCGCACAGACGATCATCCACGACCGTCTGGGCCTTGCCCATGTCGTCGTGGGTGCCGATTTCTGCTTTGGCAAGGACCGTGCCGGCAACGCTGCCGACCTGCAACGCTTTGGCGCGGACATGGGGTTCGGTGTCACCGTCGCTCCCATGGTCCAACTGGCCGCAGGCCGCGTCAGCTCTACCGCGATCCGTCAGGCACTGACCGATGGCCGCCCCCGGGACGCGGCCGCCATGCTGGGCCACTGGCACCGCATCGTGGGCGAGGTCATCCGCGGCGATCAACGCGGACGAGAGCTGGGTTATCCGACCGCCAACATGTCCATCGTCGGTCTGCATCCGCCGAAATTCGGCGTCTACGCCGTGCGCGTGGACATCGCCAGCGGCCCGCACAAGGGCCGCTACAACGGCGCCGCCAGCATCGGCGTGCGTCCCATGTTCAACGGCGACGAGCCCAACTGCGAAACCTTCATCTTCGACTTCAAGGGCGACCTTTACGGTCAGCACATCAGCGTGGCCCTCGTGGACTACCTGCGACCGGAAATGACATTCGACGGCCTGCCCGCGCTGATCGACCAGATGGACGCCGACTGCGCCCGCGCGCGCGAAATCCTGTCCCATGTCTGA